A region of the Salvia splendens isolate huo1 chromosome 11, SspV2, whole genome shotgun sequence genome:
AAGTGTATAACTAATgttgtaaaaatattttattcggCCATAAAAAATTGtcccatttttttcatttcaaggTATCCACAAACTATTCTATCcaatttttctcattctctcatATTTCACCCACCCTCTCATATTTCACCCACTTTTATCATTCTCTCACTTattcaatttttcattaaaacatGTATCTGCACCcatgaaactattttttgtggGTGGAGGAAGTATCAAATTATACGTATATAAAAGCGAAGTTGTGGGAATTTTGTTTTCCCAATCAGtttcataaattttttaaaGTATATTGTATAAATCTTTGAGCATgtattataaaaattttaatgcaaGATGGATGACATGATAATTGTCATTGAATAAAGCACATTATACATTGCAtaatacacaaaaaaaaacgTGAAGATGTGTTATTGATGTGAGTAATAAGATGATACTTCATAAATCAATGGTCAACAAATACATCAATATACCAAATGGAACAATCTCATTAGttgataaatatattttttaaaatttatatatctttcatctattatattaaataattataccaaaattataccaaaattcataatttttcatcctctataaatagagaccgcatttgctatttttttttatcataagaaaatatcatcttttctcctcATATAATCCTTCTTCTTtgctatattttttaattttgtagtcTTCTTTGTTGTTCACTatgaatgatgatgagagtAATATATCCTCCGATTCTCAAAATTTCTATTACTAATTTTCATCTTATGTTTTTTcaccaattatgtattttaaatttcGTATTGCAATTATTGTAACTTatgttgtttatttgtttattttataatttttagtttatcatttattgtgttttttatcaataataataaatatttcatttaataatattattataaaaaaatattaaaaataaatatataatggtGTGGTTGGAATGTTGGATAGTCACtgataaatgataaaaaaaagtataattGAGTTTGGATGAATATTGagcatattttaaaatattagtaattcaTTCTTTTGTGTTCTGAGTAACTATATGATGCAAAGATTAAATTGTCCATTGTACAAAACAAAAGTTTGATTGATTGAGTATTTACAATCAATAAaagataattaaaaatttaaaagttacATCAATTATATAGCTTCCTGAATACGTTTAAGAAGCTTTGCACAAAACCTAATAAAAGGCAAATGTATACATTGAGCCAATCTCTGTAGATTTTTTAACATGTGAGATGGAAATAAACCATTGGTTAATGACATAAAAAGAAGTAAAACACATTTCAATACATTTTTGAAGAATTTTTCAATTCTACATGCTCCATATTAATGGTTTTAGGAAATATAAATGCAATTTTGAgaatacaattaaaaaaatagtaatacaattttttttttgcaaattgGAGAGAAATCTCTTTGATTTCCTCTCAAAATTTATCCCCAATAAAACTGTTgctttatatatttatagattatAAATTATAGATTATAGCTTTGCAAGaaatttatatgatttttttaattgtattttcaaaactgcatttatatttcttaaatcattagttaatagaattattttaaAGAAACTATCTTTACATCTTCTCAACCATCAATTAATAGCATGAAAAAGTAGATATAACTCATAAAAAATGTGAATGATGATGATAAATAGATGTCAACAAATGGAGTACATAAAGCTGCAAATCAATTTATAGAAAGTGATGCAAAGTGTTTTACAGATGCAAAGTATGatcaaattcagaaattaaaagaaaaacgaaGAATTTAGAGATAGATTAGGCATccaatataaatataaataatttaacatTAGTCACGAAGTGAGCCACATAGGAAATCTATCTCTACATATATAAAAAGCGAGTTTTAGCCTTCTTTTaaagtatttatatattttgtccTCATtctgaaatatttataaattatggaccaatttgaatatttataagtaACTCTCATGAATATTTATTTAGATATTTTAATGAGCATTTGACTAATTCTTAAAGCACTACAATGAGTAACGTTACAAATCTTTAAATAGGATAATGAGCATTTAAcaaattttgtactccctccgttcacaaaatgttgtccatgtttgactcggcacgagttttaagaaatgtgaagaaaagtgagtggaaaaagttagtggaatgtatgccccacatttatatattagttttataatagaatgtaagtgtaatgagttagtggaaagtatggtccatttaccaaaaatggaaaaaaacaaagtggacaacatttcacggacggaccgaaatggaaaactggacaacatttcacgaacGGAGGGACTAACATCTATtgtcttaattttataatttataatgttTTAGTTCCATGATCTCTCATGTCCTAATTTTGTGTCTATAAAAGGCATAGAGTTGTGGATGAATTACACACTGACAAAAGCattcttcattctctctcaaGCTCTCAACATTTTATTGCACATGTTAGGAACATTCTTTCGCTCTATTTTTGGAATCCCATCAAGTTCAtaggtgcctagcgggtttgagatGTTATATAcgttaggaggaagtcgtttcatctttggggataATACGTCTATCCGATAGCACTAATCATACGTgatgtaatttgtcttgcggaaataGGGTTTTTCTTGACtaattttcattgtaatttctgtttcatttattgttgttttttttctttgattacaatagttagagtaccgcgtGTATATGGTTCGAGAATTTTATCCCAATATTTCTTACAATTCTTAGAGAGGGAAGAATTGTAGCATCCTTAACTCGAAAGATGCATAATATTTATCTTCATCTTtacacaatttattatttttgtatatttagttgttcaaacaaaataaaatagtttgCTACCAAATTTTGGtttattaataatactattgttGAAATTAGGATTTAGCACTTAATTGTTATGGGATATAACTGATTTTATATGGAGTTTTAATTATCTTATTTGTAGGTGATCATGCTGagtaaaatatatactccatattaggtatatttttacaaaaagaaaatttgtaGTATTGAGAATTGTAAAGTAGTATAGATGTTTCATGTTCCAACAAGCCACGTTAATTCAAccaattaatgtaatttttttgtgtagtttatcatttgaattttttatggTCATAATTTTGACGTTTTGTATATTATGAGTTATGAttcattattttgttaaaagtgtaattttcattatttGTAGTAGAGAAATATGAATGATtgttttaaacatatttttaaaaaatgtcaacacttGATATAGTCTCTTCATAATTGTCCAAATAATTGTGTTTGTCTTAATTCCATTTTAAATATGTTTAATTTAATGTCTTTAGGTTTAAAATGAATtgaggagtatatatttattgaatttttatgatatagtatttttctattttaaatcttatatagtttattatttctcattttaattaatcaattaacaatttaaaatcgTATGACGAAAAAATATTTCATCATGCATCACACGTGGGTTAACACTAGTATAGATTAGGTACCATTCCGGGAACGGGTCACCTCAACTATATCCTACACCATTTTTTATGTTGTACActcttttaattaatgaaataaaagaCTAAAATATATACAACATTTCCTACTACACTTATATTCttagaaataaaaacaaaaatgctGGATTGTaatcttttctttgttttggcATCACATTCAAATGTCTATACTGTATTAGGTTTGATTTAATTAGGAAATTACGAAGTTGACATTTTCATATGATAGGATAAAAAATGTCATCTAATGAATCAATCAACTCTTGTTATCTCCCTCTCATGTAACCTACTTCACTTACTGCAAATCAACATATGAATACAGCAATATACAAAGTAGAATTTTCATCTCTCAATCATGTCAATTACTGCACTTGAAATTAGACAAAGAAACTgtttataactaacttttacaAGCCCAAAAATAACAGGATGAAGGTTACAGTAAGACCATCATCTATCTGCCCACTTTCTGAGGCTTTGCCGTATTTCTAACAGAGCCACTACTCTCTTCTTCTACATCATTCACATATATAATACCTTTGTCATCCTCTTCATCATCATACTcttcatcctcctcttcttcctcgtctGTATCATCATCAACCATGTCAGCGCGCAGTGTACTGAACTCAGGAGGTGGAGGGCAGTCTTCCGTCTCGGCCTCGTCTCGTTTCATCACAAGGTGTCGGATGACCCTCTCGTCTCTATCTAGCATCCTCTTGAATTCATTTATCCATTGCGCTTCCACCTCGAAGTTCATGAGAATGTAATGGGCGTTCTTTGCTTTCTTTATCTTGTATGCCAGCCTACGCAAGCCCCAGTCACTGAATCTCCAAACCTTGCCCTTCTTTTCCTCCAAGAAATCTATCAAACAAATTGTGTAAATGAGAAACAACATTTGAGATACCACTAAACACAAAAGCATGATCAACCAAGATGAGAGCCACAGGGAAGGGCGAGTAAACGAGGAAGAAGAGCTTCCAACTTTCATCACAAAACAACTATTATCACGAGATTATGATAGCATAAGCCACAAATGCATAGCAAAAATACCTCGAACTTTGGTGTTCACATTCTCAACCTCGTCTTTGTAATCCTCATGGATAAGATATACGACTTCATAATGTCGCACTGTTCAAGAAACCAAGCACATTAATCACTTAAAGGAGCATTCTAATACGATGATGTTGAACATTCCTCTCCAATTCCATCATGTTTCGATTTTGCAAGTGCACTTGAAATTCATATTGAAAATACATTACGATATATTAGTAGAATGACGTAGAATTTGAGGAAATGAACTACATTTACGGTCACCTTATAAGTTTTACAAACTCAAACATCACAAATACAAAGCAAAAATATCAAGAAAACAGGACGCAAATATTTACGGTCTTCACCATTCCTATCATGTTCAATTTACAAGAGCTCTTCACATTTATATTGATAATACAATATGATATGTAGAGATGAGATAACACACAAAATCAAAGATttataaaatacaaacaaaGGGACCAAACTACTTTCATGGTCTCCACAAACGACAATCCTTTCCCTAACCCAAACATCAGATGATCATTGATAGTTCATCTATCACAATATGGAAACCAAAATATCAAGAAAACAAGGAAGAACTAAAACGTCATAATAGTAGATATGGCATAAAATACTAATCAAATCAAACATCAAAACACCATGAAATCGCAAAGGGCATTCTTACTTTGATCTACATTTGTATCACTCTCT
Encoded here:
- the LOC121756443 gene encoding uncharacterized protein LOC121756443, whose translation is METTHTHSDVVAYFRRAAQHTHLRPSLRVSASLLQLKHTHTPVSSLLWVAAARQIPVCHRRFSDSSRLDLSLLYKSKLRSNLTVTAATKKENKPKKKRKDDSHSFASKPDEATGPYPEAVLLKQRSVEEDGRLMPEFADVEERELFEALNLLLESDTNVDQMRHYEVVYLIHEDYKDEVENVNTKVRDFLEEKKGKVWRFSDWGLRRLAYKIKKAKNAHYILMNFEVEAQWINEFKRMLDRDERVIRHLVMKRDEAETEDCPPPPEFSTLRADMVDDDTDEEEEEDEEYDDEEDDKGIIYVNDVEEESSGSVRNTAKPQKVGR